One region of Clupea harengus unplaced genomic scaffold, Ch_v2.0.2, whole genome shotgun sequence genomic DNA includes:
- the LOC122131105 gene encoding ladderlectin-like yields MYLKYYLILSLALASNMIKKASFLLLSALLICCGAEDTVGSEQEAEVHCPHTCPQFWTRNGTRCFKFVSKARSWAESELHCLAIGGNLASVHSIDEYSFIQELILGHTEGTPRTWIGGCDAAQEGLWFWSDGSRFDFTTWAPGQPNNFGGQEHCVEMNFPGTVTTIQIIFLLQ; encoded by the exons atgtatttgaaatattatttaatattgtCTCTTGCTTTGGCCAGCAACATGATCAAAAAAGCcagctttcttctcctctctgctctccttatCTGCTGTGGAGCAGAAGACACAG TGGGCTCAGAGCAGGAGGCTGAAGTGCACTGTCCTC ACACTTGCCCTCAGTTCTGGACTCGTAATGGTACCCGCTGTTTCAAGTTTGTCTCCAAAGCAAGATCTTGGGCCGAATCTGAG CTTCACTGTTTGGCGATAGGAGGGAACCTGGCCTCGGTGCACAGCATAGATGAGTACAGCTTCATCCAGGAACTGATCCTCGGACACACTGAAGGCACTCCTCGTACTTGGATCGGAGGATGTGATGCTGCTCAG GAGGGTCTGTGGTTTTGGAGTGATGGGTCCAGGTTTGACTTCACTACCTGGGCTCCTGGTCAGCCTAATAACTTTGGTGGACAGGAGCATTGTGTGGAAATGAATTTTCCAGGTACAGTCACCACTATTCAAATAATATTTCTGCTACAATGA
- the LOC122131106 gene encoding ladderlectin-like, with protein MIKKASFFLLSALLICCGAEDTEGLEQEAEVRCPHTCPQFWTRNGTRCFKFVSKARSWAESELHCLAIGGNLASVHSIDEYSFIQELIREHTEGTPRTWIGGCDAAQEGLWFWSDGSRFDFTTWSPGQPDNHGGQEHCVEMNTAGTVTTIQIIFLLQ; from the exons ATGATAAAAAAAGCCagcttttttctcctctctgctctccttatCTGCTGTGGAGCAGAAGACACAG AGGGCTTAGAGCAGGAGGCTGAAGTGCGCTGTCCTC ACACTTGCCCTCAGTTCTGGACTCGTAATGGTACCCGCTGTTTCAAGTTTGTCTCCAAAGCAAGATCTTGGGCCGAATCTGAG CTTCACTGTTTGGCGATAGGAGGGAATCTGGCCTCGGTGCACAGCATAGACGAGTACAGCTTCATCCAGGAACTGATCCGCGAACACACTGAAGGCACTCCTCGTACTTGGATCGGAGGATGTGATGCTGCTCAG gAGGGTCTGTGGTTTTGGAGTGATGGGTCCAGGTTTGACTTCACTACCTGGTCTCCTGGTCAGCCTGATAACCATGGTGGACAGGAGCATTGTGTGGAAATGAATACTGCAGGTACAGTCACCACTATTCAAATAATATTTCTGCTACAATGA
- the LOC122131104 gene encoding uncharacterized protein LOC122131104 produces the protein MADLPADRLSTDPPFTNVGLDVFGPWNVSSRKTRGGFAHSKRWAVIFTCMSIRAVHIEVIESLDTSSFINALRRFLSVRGPVKHIRSDRGTNFIGACKELKIPSNIDSSAVKTYLSDKGCTWTFNPPHASHYGGTWERMIGLTRRILDSMFLQLKDKLSHEVLVTFMAEAAAIINARPLVPVTTDPDDPLILTPAALLTQKMNILPAPAGEFGVADLYKSQWRQVQHLSNTFWDRWKKQFLPTLQARKKWQSTQPNIQPGSVVLLKNRQAPRNEWPLGLITQAFPGKDSKVRQVEVKTIKPGGTSLFLRPVTEIVLLLPPEAQ, from the coding sequence ATGGCTGATCTGCCAGCTGATCGTCTGTCAACAGACCCTCCATTCACAAACGTGGGTCTGGATGTCTTCGGCCCTTGGAACGTTTCATCACGCAAGACCAGAGGTGGCTTCGCACACAGTAAGAGGTGGGCGGTGATCTTTACGTGCATGAGCATAAGAGCTGTGCACATTGAAGTCATAGAATCCCTCGACACGTCTAGCTTCATCAACGCGCTACGGCGCTTCCTTTCGGTACGCGGGCCAGTCAAACACATTCGTTCAGACCGCGGCACGAACTTCATCGGTGCCTGCAAAGAGTTGAAGATACCATCCAACATTGACAGCTCTGCGGTAAAGACTTACCTGTCAGACAAGGGCTGCACTTGGACCTTTAATCCTCCGCATGCATCCCATTACGGCGGAACATGGGAAAGAATGATAGGACTGACAAGGAGAATTCTGGACTCAATGTTCCTCCAGCTGAAAGACAAGCTCAGCCACGAAGTGCTGGTGACTTTCATGGCAGAAGCAGCGGCGATCATCAATGCCAGGCCACTTGTTCCAGTGACAACGGACCCTGATGACCCACTCATACTCACGCCAGCAGCTCTTCTCACGCAAAAGATGAACATTCTTCCTGCTCCTGCCGGTGAGTTCGGAGTTGCTGACCTCTACAAGTCCCAGTGGCGACAGGTTCAGCACCTGTCAAACACCTTCTGGGACCGCTGGAAGAAGCAATTCCTCCCAACACTACAGGCGCGCAAGAAGTGGCAGTCCACCCAGCCAAACATTCAGCCAGGAAGTGTTGTTCTCCTTAAGAACAGACAAGCACCCAGGAATGAATGGCCTCTTGGACTGATAACACAGGCCTTCCCTGGCAAGGACAGTAAAGTGCGCCAGGTCGAGGTGAAGACCATCAAACCAGGAGGGACTAGTCTCTTTCTTAGGCCAGTCACTGAAATAGTGCTCCTTCTACCTCCAGAGGCCCAGTAA